A single window of Anaerobaca lacustris DNA harbors:
- a CDS encoding SDR family NAD(P)-dependent oxidoreductase, whose translation MNDLFDVSKKNVVITGGAGVLGSAMARDLARQGAKVCVADYDDLRAYEVCKEIEAEGGFALPVKIDVLKRKTVLEAVVCATESLGYVDVLINAAGGNNKEATCVPPRTFFELSEEAIRTVFDLNCMGTIIPSQIVGKHMAERGEGTIINISSMCAYRPLTNIAAYSAAKAAVTNFTAWLATYMAQRHSPKIRVNGIAPGFFLTEQNRFLLTDEKTGELTARGRTIVDHTPMGRFGEPDELIGTLIWLLSDAARFVTGVVVPVDGGFSAFSGV comes from the coding sequence ATGAACGATCTGTTCGACGTGAGCAAGAAGAACGTGGTCATCACAGGCGGCGCCGGCGTCCTGGGCAGTGCGATGGCGCGGGACCTGGCCCGGCAGGGGGCGAAGGTGTGCGTGGCCGACTACGACGACCTGCGGGCCTACGAGGTCTGCAAGGAGATCGAGGCCGAGGGGGGATTCGCCCTACCGGTCAAGATCGACGTCCTGAAGCGCAAGACGGTCCTGGAGGCCGTGGTCTGCGCCACCGAGTCGCTGGGCTACGTCGACGTGCTGATCAACGCGGCCGGCGGCAACAACAAAGAGGCGACCTGCGTTCCGCCTCGGACGTTCTTCGAACTGTCTGAGGAGGCCATCCGCACGGTCTTCGATCTGAACTGCATGGGCACGATCATTCCCAGCCAGATCGTCGGCAAGCACATGGCCGAGCGGGGCGAGGGCACAATCATCAACATCTCGTCGATGTGTGCCTATCGTCCGCTGACGAATATCGCCGCGTACTCGGCGGCCAAGGCGGCGGTTACGAACTTCACGGCCTGGCTGGCCACCTATATGGCGCAGCGCCACTCGCCGAAGATCCGGGTCAACGGGATTGCGCCGGGGTTCTTCCTGACCGAGCAGAACCGCTTCCTGTTGACCGACGAGAAGACGGGCGAGCTGACGGCGCGGGGCCGGACGATTGTCGATCACACGCCGATGGGCCGGTTCGGCGAGCCGGACGAGCTGATCGGCACGCTCATCTGGCTGCTCAGCGACGCCGCCCGGTTCGTCACGGGCGTGGTCGTGCCCGTCGACGGCGGCTTCAGCGCCTTCAGCGGCGTCTGA
- a CDS encoding cupin domain-containing protein, producing the protein MANYIVAHFDQIDPVKCPCGLARRAFALPENTTATMHIVDIQADSKAHYHKAHTEIYLVLEGAGHIELDGQMVPVRPFSTVLIKPHCRHRAVGQMRIVNVCIPPFDPADEHFD; encoded by the coding sequence ATGGCGAACTACATCGTGGCTCACTTCGACCAGATCGACCCGGTGAAATGCCCGTGCGGCTTGGCCCGGCGGGCCTTTGCCCTGCCCGAAAACACGACGGCGACGATGCACATCGTCGATATCCAGGCCGATTCGAAGGCCCACTACCACAAGGCCCACACCGAGATCTATCTCGTCCTCGAAGGCGCCGGCCACATCGAACTCGACGGCCAAATGGTCCCCGTCCGCCCCTTCAGCACGGTTTTGATCAAGCCCCACTGCCGCCACCGCGCCGTCGGCCAGATGCGCATCGTCAACGTCTGCATCCCCCCCTTCGACCCCGCCGACGAACACTTCGATTAG
- a CDS encoding DUF6036 family nucleotidyltransferase, with amino-acid sequence MLCVLCNHGVRFLLVGAYAMGAHGYPRATADIDIWVEPSPENSRKVYRALAAFGAPLQTIREDDFVKPGVVFQIGIAPRRIDIITAISGVEFDRAYEHRQTVELEGLPIAVLSYDDLVTNKRATGRDKDQIDLRRLEKHPPK; translated from the coding sequence ATGTTGTGCGTCTTGTGCAACCACGGAGTTAGGTTCCTCCTCGTTGGGGCCTATGCCATGGGCGCTCATGGTTATCCTCGCGCCACGGCTGATATCGACATTTGGGTCGAGCCCTCCCCGGAGAATTCCAGAAAGGTTTATCGCGCACTGGCCGCGTTTGGCGCCCCACTGCAGACGATCCGTGAGGACGACTTCGTCAAGCCGGGGGTCGTCTTTCAGATCGGCATCGCACCCCGGCGGATCGACATCATCACCGCCATCAGCGGTGTCGAGTTCGACCGCGCCTACGAGCACCGCCAGACCGTCGAGTTGGAAGGCCTGCCCATCGCCGTCCTGTCCTACGACGACCTCGTCACGAACAAACGCGCCACGGGACGAGACAAAGACCAGATCGACCTCCGCCGTCTCGAGAAACACCCGCCGAAGTAG
- the larE gene encoding ATP-dependent sacrificial sulfur transferase LarE, with the protein MTLQEKRSTLEGILRDLGRVVVAFSGGVDSSLLLKVAAETLGTDNVLACISAGASEPSHQLARAAALARDIGVELMTVETDELDDPNFVVNQADRCFHCKSHLCRTLLDIAAERGFEHVVFGTNYDDLDDFRPGNRAIAELGVRSPLAEAKLTKDDIRRLSRQFGLPTADMPSSPCLASRISYGLEVTAERLRQIDEAEAFLREAGFVEFRVRHHDEVARIEVPPAEITRLAAEPLRSHVVDKLKRIGFRYVALDLQGFRSGSLNEALSEQQKRASL; encoded by the coding sequence ATGACACTACAAGAAAAACGCAGCACACTTGAGGGAATCCTTCGAGATCTGGGCCGAGTCGTCGTCGCGTTCTCGGGCGGCGTGGACAGCTCGCTGCTGCTGAAGGTGGCGGCCGAGACGCTGGGGACGGACAACGTACTGGCCTGCATCAGCGCCGGGGCCTCAGAGCCGAGCCATCAGCTCGCGCGGGCGGCCGCGCTGGCCCGCGATATCGGCGTCGAACTGATGACGGTCGAGACGGACGAGCTGGACGACCCGAACTTCGTGGTCAACCAGGCGGACCGCTGCTTTCACTGCAAGTCGCATCTGTGCCGGACGCTGCTGGACATCGCCGCCGAGCGCGGGTTTGAGCATGTGGTCTTCGGGACCAACTACGACGATCTCGACGACTTTCGGCCCGGCAACCGGGCCATCGCAGAACTCGGCGTCCGCTCGCCGCTGGCCGAGGCGAAGCTGACCAAAGACGACATCCGCCGGCTCAGCCGACAGTTCGGCCTGCCCACCGCCGACATGCCGTCGTCGCCCTGCCTGGCGTCGCGGATCAGCTATGGGCTGGAAGTGACCGCCGAGCGGCTCAGGCAGATCGATGAGGCCGAGGCCTTTCTGAGAGAGGCGGGTTTCGTCGAGTTTCGCGTCCGCCACCACGACGAGGTCGCCCGCATCGAGGTCCCGCCTGCCGAGATCACCCGGCTGGCCGCCGAGCCGCTCCGCTCCCATGTGGTGGACAAGCTCAAGAGGATCGGGTTTCGCTATGTCGCCCTGGACCTCCAGGGCTTTCGCTCCGGCTCGCTGAACGAGGCGCTCTCGGAACAGCAGAAGCGAGCCAGCCTATGA
- a CDS encoding endonuclease/exonuclease/phosphatase family protein has product MSRRTVLSIALAVCFAWPISSALAAEADGGKNELHVMSFNIRYGTANDGPDHWKNRKEQVCELIGRSDCDLIGLQEALRFQIDEIRAAVPIYGEIGVGRDDGRTKGEYSGILYRTDRLIVAEAGTFWLSDTPEVPGSMTWGNRITRICTWARFIHKPSGKAFYLFNTHFDHQSQPSREKAAVLVARRIRDRQHPDPVIFTGDFNAGESNPAVRYLLGDLDLDGKTPVPFVDSFRLLHPDATEVGTFNAFKGTRTGDKIDYIFVLPDAKVREARILYDNENGRYPSDHFPITARLILPD; this is encoded by the coding sequence ATGTCACGTCGTACCGTTCTTTCGATCGCCCTGGCCGTCTGCTTCGCCTGGCCGATCTCCTCGGCCCTGGCCGCCGAGGCAGACGGCGGTAAGAACGAACTCCACGTGATGAGTTTCAACATCCGCTACGGGACCGCCAACGACGGGCCGGACCACTGGAAGAACCGCAAGGAGCAGGTCTGCGAACTGATCGGCCGCAGCGACTGCGACCTGATCGGTCTGCAGGAGGCCCTGCGGTTCCAGATCGACGAGATTCGCGCCGCCGTGCCCATCTACGGTGAGATCGGCGTCGGACGCGACGACGGCAGGACCAAAGGCGAGTACAGCGGCATCCTCTATCGCACCGACCGCCTGATCGTGGCCGAGGCCGGAACGTTCTGGCTGTCCGACACGCCGGAGGTCCCCGGCTCGATGACGTGGGGCAACCGGATCACGCGAATCTGCACCTGGGCCCGGTTCATCCACAAACCCTCGGGCAAGGCCTTCTATCTGTTCAACACACACTTCGACCATCAGTCGCAGCCGTCGCGCGAGAAGGCCGCCGTCCTTGTGGCCCGGCGTATTCGCGATCGCCAGCACCCCGACCCGGTGATCTTCACCGGCGATTTCAACGCGGGCGAATCCAACCCGGCCGTCCGCTATCTGTTGGGTGATCTCGACCTGGACGGCAAGACGCCCGTTCCGTTCGTCGATTCGTTCCGGCTCCTGCACCCGGACGCGACCGAGGTCGGCACGTTCAACGCCTTCAAGGGCACCCGCACGGGCGACAAGATCGACTACATCTTCGTCCTGCCGGACGCCAAGGTCCGGGAGGCCCGAATCCTCTACGACAACGAAAACGGCCGCTACCCCAGCGACCACTTCCCCATCACCGCCAGGCTCATCCTGCCGGATTGA
- a CDS encoding type II toxin-antitoxin system HicB family antitoxin, with amino-acid sequence MMRFGGHVYKDNSHWLAEIPLLGYMTQGRTKKEALEMIGDLIETMVDKDGFTAQVHAAGEDRFEVGSEDVKALVALLLQRKRELSGLTLAQAAERLGIASRNAYARYEQGKAAPTVEKLCQLLHAVSPEDDLVIA; translated from the coding sequence ATGATGCGGTTTGGTGGACATGTCTACAAGGACAACAGCCATTGGCTGGCGGAGATCCCTTTGCTGGGGTACATGACGCAGGGACGGACGAAGAAAGAAGCTCTGGAGATGATCGGCGACCTGATCGAGACGATGGTGGATAAGGATGGCTTCACCGCCCAGGTCCATGCCGCCGGAGAGGACCGTTTCGAGGTGGGCTCGGAGGACGTCAAGGCCCTCGTGGCGCTGCTTCTCCAGAGGAAACGCGAATTGAGCGGCCTGACCCTGGCCCAGGCGGCCGAGCGACTCGGCATCGCCTCGCGCAACGCCTACGCCCGCTACGAACAGGGCAAGGCAGCGCCGACCGTGGAGAAACTCTGCCAGCTTCTCCACGCCGTCAGCCCCGAAGACGACCTCGTCATCGCATAG
- the der gene encoding ribosome biogenesis GTPase Der has translation MGLPTVAIVGRPNVGKSSLLNALAGEMISIVEPTAGVTRDRVSTFISRDDRYVELIDTGGYGIVDSDQLSDHIERQIFQAIGSATLVIFMVDIRDGLTPLDEKIARLLRKHALDVIGVANKADSAKMFPSAGEFVRLGFGEFLCVSAENNLNKSVLLDRIFERLADHEGMGAPPEPVMKIAMVGKRNAGKSSMVNAIAGTERVIVSEVPGTTRDAVDVRIEKDGQTLIVIDTAGVRKKGKMADDIEFYSTVRVARSIQRADIVWFLIDATVPLSQVDKKLARQIAEEYKSCILVVNKWDLAKDVASTGDYEEYLTAKLPVLKYAPIAFTTATAGRNVQAVLDLSAELFKQTTTRIGTGRLNKAFETIRDERTGAKRTGAVWPRIYYATQVATNPVTILMFVNNPKLFDENYLRYVANRIGALLPIGEVPVRLFVRSHRSDASSKKKPRETGS, from the coding sequence ATGGGATTACCGACCGTGGCCATTGTGGGCCGGCCGAACGTGGGCAAGAGCAGTCTGCTCAACGCGCTGGCCGGAGAGATGATCAGTATCGTCGAGCCGACCGCCGGTGTGACGCGCGACCGCGTCAGCACGTTCATCAGCCGGGACGACAGGTACGTCGAACTGATCGACACCGGCGGCTACGGGATCGTCGATTCCGACCAGCTCAGCGACCACATCGAGCGGCAGATCTTCCAGGCCATCGGCTCGGCGACGCTGGTGATCTTCATGGTCGATATCCGCGACGGCCTGACGCCCCTTGATGAGAAGATCGCGCGGTTGCTCCGCAAGCACGCTCTCGACGTCATCGGCGTGGCCAACAAGGCCGACAGCGCCAAAATGTTCCCGTCGGCCGGCGAGTTCGTCCGGCTGGGCTTCGGCGAGTTCCTCTGCGTCTCAGCCGAGAACAACCTCAACAAGTCGGTCCTGCTCGACCGGATCTTCGAGCGCCTGGCGGACCATGAAGGCATGGGGGCACCGCCGGAACCGGTGATGAAGATCGCCATGGTCGGCAAACGCAACGCGGGCAAGAGCTCGATGGTCAACGCCATCGCCGGCACCGAGCGCGTCATCGTCAGCGAGGTCCCCGGCACGACCCGCGACGCGGTGGACGTGCGAATCGAAAAAGATGGCCAGACCCTCATCGTGATCGACACGGCCGGCGTCCGTAAGAAGGGCAAGATGGCCGACGATATCGAGTTTTACAGCACTGTCCGCGTCGCCCGCTCCATCCAGAGGGCCGACATCGTCTGGTTCCTCATCGACGCGACCGTTCCCCTGAGCCAGGTGGACAAGAAGCTGGCCCGGCAGATCGCCGAGGAGTACAAGAGCTGCATCCTCGTCGTCAACAAATGGGACCTGGCCAAGGACGTCGCCTCCACGGGCGACTATGAAGAATACCTGACCGCCAAGCTGCCCGTGCTCAAGTACGCCCCGATCGCGTTCACCACCGCCACCGCCGGCAGGAACGTTCAGGCCGTGCTCGATCTGTCGGCCGAGCTGTTCAAGCAGACCACGACACGCATCGGCACCGGCCGGCTCAACAAGGCCTTCGAGACCATCCGCGACGAACGGACCGGCGCCAAACGCACCGGCGCCGTCTGGCCCAGGATCTACTACGCCACGCAGGTCGCGACGAATCCCGTGACCATCCTGATGTTCGTCAACAACCCCAAGCTCTTCGACGAGAACTACCTGCGCTACGTCGCCAACCGAATCGGGGCCCTGCTGCCCATCGGCGAAGTCCCGGTCCGCCTGTTCGTCCGCTCCCACCGCAGCGACGCCTCCTCGAAGAAGAAGCCCCGAGAAACGGGTTCGTAG
- a CDS encoding GFA family protein, with protein METILRGGCLCGAVRYECTGDPGDASYCHCDDCKRATGGPYTVGVLVRAADLRILSGQVKGHATVADSGRKITRQFCPECGSPLFTRAEKCPDLVFLKAGSLDEPQRVKPSCQTWTKRAVPWAYIDTSLRAFPESRPS; from the coding sequence ATGGAAACGATTTTGCGGGGCGGATGCCTGTGCGGCGCGGTGCGGTATGAGTGCACGGGCGACCCGGGCGATGCCAGCTACTGTCACTGCGACGACTGCAAGCGGGCGACGGGAGGGCCCTACACGGTGGGCGTTCTCGTCCGGGCGGCGGACCTGCGCATCCTCTCGGGCCAGGTCAAAGGCCATGCCACCGTCGCCGACAGCGGGCGGAAGATCACGCGGCAGTTCTGTCCCGAGTGCGGCTCGCCGCTGTTTACCCGGGCCGAGAAATGTCCCGATCTGGTCTTCCTCAAGGCGGGCAGTCTGGATGAGCCCCAGCGCGTCAAACCGAGCTGCCAGACCTGGACCAAACGGGCTGTACCCTGGGCCTATATCGACACGAGCCTGCGGGCCTTCCCGGAAAGCCGTCCGTCTTGA
- a CDS encoding HNH endonuclease, which produces MATTKTIRCCYNCVFAYLDREHTLECYSAGLLNRPACANHPESFGRMRRTPDRGMCPNYRPRPGTPQGDVRMIPLGRGYYTYVDAADYEWLSQWTWHVQNGYAVRYGKKVIFMHREIMQPPDDKLVDHRNHNKLDNTRINLRVCTHQENMQNTRKRSGTTSRFIGVCHCKSCKNKKWRAAIQWKRKPLHIGYFAEEVEAARAYDHKAVELGGQFARVNFPEEWPPERRAQVHAPPPDPPRRGE; this is translated from the coding sequence ATGGCGACGACGAAGACGATTCGGTGCTGCTATAACTGCGTGTTTGCGTACCTCGACCGCGAGCACACGCTCGAGTGCTACTCGGCGGGCCTGCTGAACCGGCCCGCCTGTGCCAACCATCCCGAATCGTTCGGGCGGATGCGCCGCACGCCCGACCGGGGGATGTGCCCCAACTACCGCCCTCGTCCCGGCACGCCCCAGGGCGACGTCCGCATGATCCCGCTCGGGCGAGGGTACTACACCTACGTCGACGCCGCCGACTACGAATGGCTCAGCCAGTGGACCTGGCACGTTCAGAACGGATACGCCGTGCGCTATGGCAAGAAGGTGATCTTCATGCACCGCGAGATCATGCAGCCGCCCGACGACAAGCTCGTCGATCACCGCAACCATAACAAACTGGACAACACCCGGATCAATCTGCGCGTTTGCACGCACCAGGAGAACATGCAGAACACACGCAAACGGTCGGGCACCACATCCCGCTTCATCGGTGTGTGCCATTGCAAGAGCTGCAAGAACAAGAAGTGGCGCGCCGCGATCCAGTGGAAGCGCAAACCGCTCCACATCGGCTATTTCGCGGAGGAGGTCGAGGCCGCCCGCGCCTACGACCACAAGGCCGTCGAGCTGGGCGGCCAGTTCGCCCGCGTCAACTTCCCCGAAGAATGGCCCCCCGAACGACGCGCCCAGGTCCACGCCCCGCCCCCCGACCCCCCTCGTAGGGGCGAATAA
- the mntA gene encoding type VII toxin-antitoxin system MntA family adenylyltransferase antitoxin has translation MKAESDREQMAIAAASRSKPIDLPRLAAILSGIPFIDYAMVFGSARDGVAQAGSDLDVAVSLADAEAKDIARLLEIVGMVEETFDVPCDLTVLNTAGPVLRHEALRGRVLFVRPGRQEDFADFFTRTCAEYEDLMAFRARQLAYRGY, from the coding sequence ATGAAAGCCGAATCGGACAGAGAGCAAATGGCGATTGCAGCGGCGTCCAGGTCCAAGCCAATCGATTTGCCGCGTCTGGCAGCCATTCTTAGCGGCATTCCGTTCATCGATTATGCAATGGTCTTTGGCTCGGCTCGGGACGGCGTCGCGCAGGCCGGATCCGACCTGGATGTGGCCGTATCGTTGGCAGACGCCGAGGCGAAGGACATCGCCCGCCTCCTGGAAATCGTGGGCATGGTGGAAGAAACGTTCGATGTCCCCTGCGATCTGACGGTGCTCAATACGGCGGGGCCTGTGCTTCGGCACGAGGCGTTGAGGGGACGCGTGCTCTTCGTGCGACCCGGTCGGCAGGAGGATTTCGCTGACTTTTTCACGCGAACTTGTGCCGAGTACGAAGACCTCATGGCGTTCCGCGCCCGGCAACTCGCCTACAGGGGGTACTGA
- a CDS encoding uroporphyrinogen decarboxylase family protein: MGTDSSSPRLTSRQRVLAAINHQPADRAPVDLGGTPCSGAHVSVVARLRQALGLDKPGTPVKVVEPYQMLGEIGADLREALGIDVVELPKPKNMFGFENAGWKRWRTFDGTDVLVPAKFNTEPEPNGDILMYPQGDRSARPSARMPQGGFYFDSIIRQHPIDDAKLDPADNVEEFSPVSDEDLAFYEKHAKDLYDNTDLAIAAGFPGTAFGDIALVPAPWMKDPKGIRDIEEWYISTITRRNYIQQVFARQAEIALENLKRIHQAVGDRVHAVFMCGTDLASQNSLFCSPDAYRELYLPHAKKLNDWVHAHTKWKTLKHCCGGCEPLIDGLIDAGYDILNPVQTSAQGMDPATLVEKYGDRIVFWGGGVDTQQTLPFGTPDEVRAQVAERVKIFSRKHGFVFNTIHNIQCNTPTQNLLAMFAALGRRL, from the coding sequence ATGGGCACGGATTCATCTTCTCCCCGCCTCACCAGCCGGCAGCGCGTCCTCGCCGCAATCAACCACCAGCCCGCCGACCGCGCTCCCGTCGATCTCGGCGGCACCCCCTGCTCGGGCGCTCACGTCAGCGTCGTCGCTCGACTGCGCCAGGCGCTGGGCCTCGACAAGCCCGGAACGCCGGTCAAGGTCGTCGAACCGTACCAGATGCTGGGCGAAATCGGCGCCGACCTGCGGGAGGCGCTGGGCATCGACGTCGTCGAGCTGCCCAAGCCGAAGAACATGTTCGGCTTCGAGAACGCCGGCTGGAAGCGGTGGCGGACGTTCGATGGCACCGATGTGCTCGTCCCCGCCAAATTCAACACCGAGCCCGAGCCCAACGGCGACATCCTGATGTATCCGCAGGGCGACCGGTCCGCCAGGCCCTCGGCCCGCATGCCCCAAGGCGGCTTCTACTTCGACTCCATCATCCGCCAGCACCCCATCGACGACGCAAAGCTCGACCCGGCCGATAATGTCGAGGAATTCAGCCCTGTCAGCGACGAGGACCTCGCCTTCTACGAAAAGCACGCCAAAGACCTGTACGACAACACCGATCTGGCCATCGCCGCGGGCTTCCCCGGCACCGCGTTCGGCGATATCGCCCTGGTGCCCGCCCCCTGGATGAAGGACCCCAAGGGCATCCGCGACATCGAGGAATGGTACATCAGCACCATCACCCGGCGGAACTACATCCAGCAAGTCTTCGCGCGGCAGGCAGAGATCGCTTTGGAGAACCTCAAGCGCATCCATCAGGCGGTCGGCGACCGGGTGCACGCGGTCTTCATGTGCGGCACCGACCTGGCGTCGCAGAACAGCCTGTTCTGCTCGCCCGACGCCTACCGCGAGCTGTACCTGCCCCACGCCAAAAAGCTCAACGACTGGGTGCACGCCCACACAAAGTGGAAGACGCTCAAGCACTGTTGCGGCGGATGCGAGCCGCTGATCGACGGACTCATCGACGCCGGATACGACATCCTCAACCCCGTCCAGACCTCCGCCCAGGGGATGGACCCTGCGACGCTCGTCGAGAAGTACGGCGACCGCATCGTCTTCTGGGGCGGTGGCGTCGACACCCAGCAGACCCTGCCCTTCGGCACGCCCGACGAGGTCCGCGCCCAGGTCGCCGAGCGCGTGAAAATCTTCAGCCGCAAACACGGCTTCGTCTTCAACACCATCCACAACATCCAGTGCAACACCCCCACCCAAAACCTCCTCGCCATGTTCGCCGCCCTCGGCCGCCGCTTGTAG
- the cdaA gene encoding diadenylate cyclase CdaA, translating to MDTLVDYFSRVARYEWWIVIVELVLIGLVVYWVVDFLEGTRGERLFRGVIFILVAGVLVLNLVVERLPFDRLQFLYKGFLIAILIVAVAAFQPEIRRVLIQIGQPRIWTGSLHQLSRTVEALITAVTELSAARIGAIIVLERQVALGEFIETGVRLDARVTADLLKTIFYPGAALHDMAVVIRADRIIAARVQLPLAEAGAMDGIELGSRHRAALGITAGSDATCLVVSEETGAISVARNGRLVRNVTEAQIRSYLTSTMTATVPLVGRWLKRHG from the coding sequence GTGGATACACTGGTTGACTATTTCAGTCGGGTCGCACGCTACGAATGGTGGATCGTTATTGTTGAGCTCGTTCTGATCGGGCTCGTCGTGTATTGGGTGGTGGATTTTCTCGAAGGCACGCGTGGGGAGAGGCTGTTTCGCGGTGTCATCTTCATTCTGGTCGCGGGGGTGCTGGTCCTGAACCTCGTGGTCGAGCGGCTTCCTTTCGACCGGCTTCAATTCCTCTACAAAGGGTTCCTGATCGCGATCTTGATCGTGGCGGTGGCAGCGTTCCAGCCCGAGATTCGCCGCGTATTAATTCAAATAGGTCAACCTCGCATCTGGACGGGGTCTCTGCACCAGCTCTCGCGGACGGTTGAGGCGCTTATCACAGCCGTGACCGAGCTTTCGGCTGCTCGGATCGGGGCGATCATCGTGCTCGAACGGCAGGTGGCCCTGGGCGAGTTCATTGAGACGGGGGTCAGGCTGGATGCGCGTGTTACGGCCGATCTGCTCAAGACCATTTTCTACCCCGGCGCGGCGTTGCACGATATGGCCGTCGTGATCCGCGCCGACAGGATCATTGCCGCCAGGGTCCAGCTTCCGCTGGCCGAGGCCGGCGCGATGGACGGGATCGAACTGGGTTCGCGGCACCGGGCGGCACTGGGGATCACCGCCGGCTCCGACGCGACGTGTCTGGTGGTCAGCGAGGAGACCGGGGCCATCTCCGTCGCCCGCAACGGCAGACTGGTCCGCAACGTGACCGAGGCCCAGATCCGCTCGTACCTGACCAGCACCATGACCGCGACCGTGCCGCTGGTGGGACGATGGCTCAAGCGACACGGGTAG